The Enhydrobacter sp. sequence CCCGGGATCCTGCTGCGCATAGAGGCCGTTGCCGGCGTTCTGCCAGAGCGCCAGCACCGTGCCGGCGGCCGGCGCGCCCTTGTCGTCGACCACTCGGCCGCTCACCACCAGCGGCTCGCCGACCTGCCCCTTCCAGAGATCGCCGCCGTTCGGCAGCTCGGGCGCGTTCTCGATATGGAACGGGCCCAGCACCGAGGACGGCGTGCCCCCGGTCGAGGCGTTGACCATGTCGACCAGCGAGGAGACGCCCAGCAGGTCGGAGAACAGGATGTACTCGTTGCGCTTGTCGTCGGTGAACGCGACGGCGCGTGTCAGGGCCGCGATGGCGGCGCCCCACTCCGCTTCGGTCACCTTGTTGTCGCGCACGAAGCGGTGCAGGTGGCCGGCGAGGCTCACCAGCAGCTCGCGCGTGCGGGCCGAGGGCGCGCCCTTCGCATAGTCGGCGAACGCCTGCGTGATGGTGTCCGGGGTGAGGTTGCGCATGTCAGCGCTCCGCCCGCAGCAACGAATCGTAGTCGGCGCGCAGCAGGGCGAACAGGAGATGGTCGGCCCAGTGGCCGTTGATCCTGAGGTACTGCCGCGCCAGCCCCTCCTCATGGAAGCCGACCTTGGCCAGCACCGCCTTGGAGGGCTCGTTGTGCGGCAGGCAGGCCGCTTCCAGCCGGTGCAGCCTGAGATCGTCGAACACGAATGGCAGCACCGCGCGCAGCGCATCGGTCATCAGCCCCTGCCCGGCATAGGGCTGGCCCATCCAGTAGCCGACCGAGGCGGTCTGGGCGACGCCGCGGCGGACATTGCTGAGATTGATGCCGCCCACCAGCTTGCGGCCCTCGGACAGGAAGACGAACAGCCCGTAGGCCTCCCCCGCCCGCCATTCGCGCACCTGCTGGCGCAGGCGGCGGCGATAGTGGTCCCGGCCCAGCGAATCGTCGGGCCAGGTCGGCTCCCACGGGGTGAGGAAGGCCCGGCTGCGGGCCCTGAGCTCGGCCCATTCCGGCCAGTCCTCCATGCTCGGGGCGCGCAGATAGACGCGCCTTCCCGTGATCCGGGTCATTCCCGACAGCGACAGGGGAACGTCGGCGAAGCGGAACATTTGCCTGTCATAGTAGGCCGGCCCGGTGAATTGTTCCATGATTTCCGGGGTTTGCCGCACGAGCCCGGCCGTCCGGTTGTTCACGTCCGCGTCAATTCAATATCTTGAAAAAGCGCGCGGGCAGGATGAAGTTGCGTCCAAACAAGGAGACCGGACCCCCCGCCATGGAAACCGACGAGCATTCCAAGGTCGGCCAGAAAGGCCGCTTCTATCTGACCAAGCACATCTGGGTGCCGCAGGAGCCGATCGAGAACTTCAATCTCAAGATGTCGGACATGATCCTGCGCCGCATGCCCAAGCTGCCGCTGGGCGGCGAGGATGCGATCAAGGTCTTCCCGGTGCTGGCCGAGCTCAAG is a genomic window containing:
- a CDS encoding dioxygenase encodes the protein MRNLTPDTITQAFADYAKGAPSARTRELLVSLAGHLHRFVRDNKVTEAEWGAAIAALTRAVAFTDDKRNEYILFSDLLGVSSLVDMVNASTGGTPSSVLGPFHIENAPELPNGGDLWKGQVGEPLVVSGRVVDDKGAPAAGTVLALWQNAGNGLYAQQDPGQNPTNYHARLKVAPDGTFAFSTVRPLSYTVPDDGPAGDMLRALGREAWRPAHLHMIVQAPGRKPLITEFFPEDDKYLDRDAVFGVRAGLVLPFKRTADRSALPANLAARESLPLPVWTATIDVTLPAA
- a CDS encoding GNAT family protein, whose amino-acid sequence is MTRITGRRVYLRAPSMEDWPEWAELRARSRAFLTPWEPTWPDDSLGRDHYRRRLRQQVREWRAGEAYGLFVFLSEGRKLVGGINLSNVRRGVAQTASVGYWMGQPYAGQGLMTDALRAVLPFVFDDLRLHRLEAACLPHNEPSKAVLAKVGFHEEGLARQYLRINGHWADHLLFALLRADYDSLLRAER